A portion of the Rhodothermales bacterium genome contains these proteins:
- a CDS encoding type IIL restriction-modification enzyme MmeI: protein MLDPAAFISHWKKSSGSERANLQSFINDLCDLLEVERPAPSTNVSELNSYCFERAVVFDDGDGRTSTKFIDLYKKGCYILEGKQGTDAPGDDERVQLGGEALKRRAGTARRGTRGWAQAMTSAKNQAFRYARALKEEWPPLLIVVDVGHCIDLYADFQRQGKTYAQFPDTNSYRILIEDLVREEVRERLRAAWTDPMSLDPTRRSARVTRVLADRLARLAASFEGAGYEPDRVAQFLMRCLFTMFAEDVGLIPDRVFTNLLTRFKDRLDVLPKMLSALWATMNAGGFSPAIEADIVEFNGGLFADQEALPLTLPQLELIVEAAEADWKDVEPAIFGTLLERALDPVERHKLGAHYTPRAYVERLVMPTIIEPLRAEWEAAQAAASLQEQAGDERAARKEIETFQRRLCSLKVLDPACGSGNFLYVTLEHLKRIEGEVQEVLLSYKGQQVLDMTGAYTVSPDQLLGLEINPRAARIADVVLWIGYLQWHMRTRGDAKRLDPPILKDYKNIKQQDAVLAYDAKVPRLDEHGRPVTRWDGRTKKIHPVTGEEVPDDTARVPVFDYVNPREATWPKADFIVGNPPFVGPAMMREALGDGYTEALRRTYKLVPDSADYVMFWWHKAAEAVRAGEAERFGFIATNSLRQTFNRKVLQYHMDAKPALSLAFAIPDHPWVDSADGAAVRISMTVGTSRATGGVLFELGEEKVEDGGAIVMDLKARKGEINFDLSVGNDFGSLIDLAANQGVCQMGIKLHGMGFVVSAEEAIQLGINGVAKDDLNRYIRPFINGKDLVQRTRGAMVIDLFGLSIHDVIQKYPEVYQWILDRVKPERDQNNRQSYRENWWIFGEPRSTFRPALEKLDRYIVTCRTAKHRIFAFIGSATMSESKVVMIALDDPFFLGVLSSKAHVIWAARTGGWLGVGNDSTYNHSDCFNKFPFPDLGSGVRGKIKDLAEQLDAHRKRQQEAHPDLTMTGMYNVVEKLRAGVPLTAKEKIIHEQGLVSVLKDLHDRIDAAVAEAYGWPADLSDEEILERLVALNKERAAEEARGLIRYLRPEYQARGRDGHQAALEMGEEETEAAPAVPAGKTPWPKSLAERVQAVQRAIESRAGGVTAAEVAGSSKGAKVADVESVLQALEMLGHVRQPEAGRFVV from the coding sequence ATGCTCGACCCTGCCGCCTTCATCAGCCACTGGAAGAAGTCAAGCGGCTCGGAACGCGCCAATCTCCAGAGCTTCATAAACGACCTGTGCGACCTCCTGGAGGTCGAGCGGCCGGCGCCGTCCACCAATGTATCGGAGCTGAACTCGTACTGCTTCGAGCGGGCAGTCGTTTTTGATGACGGAGACGGGAGAACGTCCACCAAGTTCATCGACCTCTACAAAAAAGGCTGCTATATCCTGGAGGGCAAGCAGGGGACCGACGCTCCGGGCGATGACGAGCGCGTCCAGCTCGGCGGCGAGGCGCTGAAACGCCGGGCCGGCACGGCCCGCCGGGGGACTCGCGGCTGGGCACAGGCCATGACGTCCGCGAAGAACCAGGCCTTTCGGTATGCTCGGGCACTGAAAGAAGAATGGCCGCCGCTGCTGATTGTCGTCGATGTCGGGCACTGCATCGACCTCTACGCCGACTTTCAGCGGCAGGGCAAGACGTACGCGCAGTTTCCGGACACGAACAGCTACCGGATCCTGATCGAGGACCTCGTCCGCGAGGAGGTGCGGGAGAGGCTGAGGGCGGCGTGGACGGATCCGATGTCACTCGATCCCACCCGGCGCAGCGCACGGGTGACGCGTGTCCTGGCGGACCGGCTGGCGCGCCTCGCGGCCTCGTTCGAGGGGGCGGGTTATGAGCCGGATCGGGTGGCGCAGTTCCTCATGCGGTGCCTGTTCACGATGTTCGCGGAGGATGTGGGGCTGATCCCGGACCGCGTCTTCACGAACCTGTTGACGCGTTTCAAGGACCGGCTCGACGTTCTGCCCAAGATGCTCTCGGCGCTGTGGGCCACCATGAATGCCGGCGGATTCTCGCCGGCCATCGAAGCCGACATCGTGGAGTTCAACGGCGGTCTGTTTGCCGACCAGGAGGCGCTCCCACTGACGTTGCCTCAGCTGGAGCTGATCGTCGAAGCCGCCGAAGCCGATTGGAAGGACGTGGAGCCGGCGATCTTTGGGACGCTGCTCGAACGGGCGCTTGATCCCGTCGAGCGGCACAAGCTGGGGGCGCATTATACGCCGCGCGCGTACGTCGAGCGCCTCGTCATGCCGACGATCATCGAGCCGCTGCGCGCCGAGTGGGAGGCCGCGCAGGCAGCCGCGAGCTTGCAGGAGCAGGCCGGCGACGAACGTGCGGCAAGGAAGGAGATCGAGACCTTCCAGCGCCGGCTCTGCTCGTTGAAGGTGCTCGACCCGGCCTGCGGTTCGGGAAACTTCCTCTACGTGACGCTCGAACACCTCAAGCGCATCGAGGGCGAGGTGCAGGAGGTGCTGCTCAGTTACAAAGGGCAGCAGGTGCTCGACATGACCGGCGCCTACACGGTTTCGCCTGACCAGTTGCTCGGACTGGAGATCAACCCCAGGGCCGCCCGGATCGCCGATGTCGTGCTATGGATCGGCTACCTGCAATGGCACATGCGAACCAGGGGGGACGCGAAGCGCCTGGATCCGCCAATCCTCAAAGACTACAAAAATATCAAGCAGCAAGACGCGGTGCTCGCCTACGACGCGAAGGTGCCACGGCTTGACGAACACGGCCGGCCGGTGACGCGGTGGGATGGGCGCACGAAGAAGATTCACCCTGTGACGGGGGAGGAGGTGCCGGATGATACGGCGCGGGTGCCGGTGTTTGACTATGTCAATCCACGGGAAGCCACCTGGCCGAAGGCTGACTTCATCGTTGGGAATCCGCCGTTTGTTGGGCCGGCGATGATGCGCGAGGCGCTGGGTGACGGCTATACCGAGGCGCTGCGTCGCACCTACAAACTCGTCCCGGACAGCGCCGACTACGTCATGTTCTGGTGGCACAAAGCGGCCGAAGCCGTGCGCGCCGGCGAGGCGGAGCGCTTTGGGTTCATTGCGACGAACAGCTTGCGCCAGACCTTTAATCGAAAGGTGCTTCAGTACCACATGGACGCGAAGCCGGCGTTGTCGTTGGCGTTCGCGATTCCGGATCATCCGTGGGTTGATAGTGCGGATGGGGCGGCGGTGCGGATCTCGATGACAGTTGGTACTTCAAGAGCTACTGGAGGGGTATTGTTCGAACTTGGTGAGGAAAAAGTCGAGGATGGTGGGGCAATAGTTATGGACCTGAAAGCAAGGAAGGGTGAAATTAATTTTGACTTGTCAGTTGGAAATGATTTTGGATCCTTGATTGACCTTGCTGCCAATCAAGGCGTCTGTCAAATGGGTATTAAGTTGCATGGAATGGGATTCGTTGTGAGTGCTGAGGAAGCGATACAGTTGGGAATAAATGGTGTAGCCAAAGATGATCTGAATAGATATATAAGACCATTTATTAACGGAAAAGATCTTGTTCAAAGGACTAGGGGGGCCATGGTAATTGACCTTTTCGGACTTTCGATCCATGACGTTATTCAGAAGTATCCAGAAGTATATCAATGGATTTTAGATCGTGTCAAACCGGAACGAGACCAAAATAATCGGCAATCTTACCGAGAGAACTGGTGGATATTTGGGGAACCAAGATCAACCTTTCGACCAGCGTTGGAAAAACTGGATCGTTATATCGTGACTTGCCGCACCGCTAAACATCGAATATTCGCATTTATTGGATCGGCAACAATGTCGGAGTCTAAGGTGGTTATGATCGCATTGGACGACCCATTCTTTCTTGGAGTTCTCTCTTCTAAAGCCCATGTCATATGGGCGGCTAGAACAGGAGGATGGCTTGGTGTTGGAAATGACTCAACTTACAACCACTCGGATTGTTTTAATAAATTCCCCTTTCCTGATTTGGGGTCGGGAGTTCGGGGCAAAATCAAGGATTTGGCCGAACAGCTCGACGCCCACCGCAAGCGCCAGCAGGAGGCACACCCGGATCTGACCATGACCGGCATGTACAACGTCGTGGAGAAGCTTCGCGCCGGCGTGCCGCTGACTGCGAAAGAGAAGATCATCCACGAGCAAGGGCTTGTCTCCGTGCTTAAGGACCTGCACGATCGCATCGACGCGGCGGTAGCCGAGGCTTACGGCTGGCCGGCCGATCTCAGCGACGAAGAGATCCTGGAGCGCCTCGTCGCCCTGAACAAGGAGCGCGCGGCTGAAGAAGCCCGTGGACTGATCAGGTATCTGCGCCCCGAGTACCAGGCCAGGGGCCGCGATGGGCATCAGGCGGCCCTTGAGATGGGGGAGGAGGAGACCGAAGCGGCGCCGGCGGTGCCGGCAGGCAAGACGCCCTGGCCGAAGTCGCTCGCGGAACGCGTGCAGGCGGTGCAGCGTGCGATCGAAAGCCGGGCCGGCGGGGTAACAGCCGCGGAGGTGGCCGGGTCCTCCAAGGGGGCGAAGGTGGCCGATGTCGAGTCCGTGTTGCAGGCGCTTGAGATGCTGGGGCACGTCCGGCAGCCGGAGGCGGGGCGGTTCGTCGTGTAA
- a CDS encoding SEC-C metal-binding domain-containing protein produces the protein MPYVHFYTYFPEIAEKETRNITVFDDPILGSDSFGLLELYCDEAGCDCRRVMLEIRSLNQHSPVAIIVYGWESVQFYKKWYGRDEKFIIDELKGPALNSMSNQTDLAPRLLELVSKEVLSDHAYIDRLKRHYKALRERVDPNIPGPVKINRPDRNAPCGCGSGRKYKYCCGA, from the coding sequence ATGCCCTACGTCCATTTTTATACCTACTTTCCAGAGATTGCTGAAAAGGAAACCAGGAACATTACAGTTTTTGATGACCCCATATTGGGAAGTGACTCTTTTGGGCTTCTGGAGCTGTATTGCGACGAAGCAGGGTGCGATTGCCGACGTGTTATGCTTGAAATAAGATCACTTAATCAACATAGCCCGGTAGCCATTATAGTTTATGGCTGGGAGTCAGTGCAGTTTTATAAAAAATGGTACGGTAGAGATGAGAAATTCATCATCGATGAACTGAAGGGGCCGGCTCTGAATTCGATGAGCAACCAAACGGATTTGGCCCCGAGACTTTTGGAGCTAGTCAGTAAGGAGGTGCTGTCGGATCATGCGTACATTGATCGATTAAAACGCCATTACAAAGCGCTTCGAGAAAGAGTGGATCCAAATATACCTGGTCCGGTCAAAATTAATCGACCTGATCGTAATGCACCGTGTGGTTGCGGGAGCGGTAGGAAGTATAAATATTGTTGTGGTGCTTGA